One segment of Erigeron canadensis isolate Cc75 chromosome 2, C_canadensis_v1, whole genome shotgun sequence DNA contains the following:
- the LOC122586951 gene encoding uncharacterized protein LOC122586951 — protein MDLLKFINSDMTWGAVKKGHRSNIGRPRQQVGKSRIKGNKIQDSVVSDYEKSGVAVLGQRFAEAVLDVPIKKRILKLQSPSVSGEVARLPQPQTSSHEDIELGSKQREHLMLNKKEVSDSNDFSGIELLADAACHSSVFDGSSQLEPSEIEKQTTPRADAKTDGSKEEITPMDSDVSSVHDTTLKVVQSLCDNGNGETDKSHAPPKASRLHWDLNTVMEEWEEPCTPVDDHCEKSNMKDTYNDDLLNSKTNLESYETRNSQVAEEKGSTLHDATVSIEPFCKSEILGTQGNNDGVITCKTSDAESSMSKSDVLDSFAYPLKCETVSTSTASVSLGQTTLKVEPLIKSDDGQAESEIVQGGCLSFKGDCDDKLTSEDRLSDCCGSNVSHDERAEENTVDKVKVDYDSPVEDGEFREPTIYHIWQKDEVEDTEDIECVDYESDNMYEDNFDTNESVQDEIEVGHQQTNGTLGAELINEHHESVKAEVLGSKDKASDYQLQERSQCASLEKKDDSLAKLNTVSRSGGNVFCTDRSTSFGARKDNTYRSDNIGYSYSRAERDFGPGKFIGRDRPYYRGRGPNDDGQWGDSFSRNSRGGSNSRDNNRAINYNPRSVNRTFNNRPSPSDRNESYGVIPRGTSPARGISHDRFKGGVRRVPPEYYNDSDPCYSERKVHSFSSNYNRGAHIPQSRKRSRSRSRSGSPIAWHFQKKRSMDTNEENPDHRSDTRVPFRKPSFSGEIEASRGYNERNGVNGPYRDKRSSPVSTLQRNQRFDPPGYLGRVKPEENIRAITRPGRFPQASINNSTIHDDKYGMMNERRQFRDDLDDPLKARYPRNKDNGFRYPRNDYRCFKDSENTIEEKGCRYTANKMFNTGERYFQKNNLQRE, from the exons ATGGATCTACTTAAGTTTATCAATTCAGATATGACATGGGGGGCTGTTAAAAAAGGACATAGGAGTAACATAGGGCGGCCGAGGCAGCAGGTTGGGAAAAGTCGTATAAAGGGGAATAAAATTCAGGACTCGGTTGTATCTGATTACGAGAAG TCTGGTGTAGCTGTTCTTGGTCAACGTTTTGCTGAGGCAGTACTTGATGTCCCTATAAAGAAAAGAATACTTAAGCTTCAGTCTCCATCCGTAAGTGGGGAAGTCGCTCGGTTACCTCAACCGCAGACTTCCAGCCATGAAGACATCGAACTAGGCAGTAAACAAAGGGAGCACTTAATGTTGAACAAGAAAGAGGTTTCTGACTCGAATGATTTCTCTGGTATTGAACTACTTGCTGATGCTGCATGCCATAGTTCCGTTTTTGATGGTTCTAGTCAATTGGAACCCTCTGAAATTGAAAAACAGACGACACCAAGAGCCGATGCAAAGACTGATGGTTCAAAAGAGGAGATTACCCCGATGGACTCGGATGTTTCATCCGTTCATGATACTACGttaaaagttgtacaaagtttaTGTGAtaatgggaatggtgagaccgACAAAAGTCATGCTCCTCCAAAAGCTTCGCGGCTACATTGGGACTTGAATACTGTGATGGAAGAGTGGGAAGAACCTTGTACTCCTGTTGACGATCATTGCGAGAAAAGTAATATGAAAGATACTTATAACGATGATTTGCTGAATTCTAAAACGAATTTGGAAAGTTATGAAACTCGAAATTCTCAAGTGGCAGAAGAAAAGGGTAGCACCTTACATGATGCTACGGTTTCCATTGAGCCGTTCTGCAAATCAGAGATTTTAGGTACTCAAGGAAACAATGATGGCGTAATTACGTGCAAGACATCAGATGCAGAGAGTTCTATGAGTAAATCAGATGTGCTTGATTCATTTGCTTATCCCCTTAAGTGTGAAACTGTTTCTACTTCCACTGCCTCTGTTTCACTAGGACAAACCACCTTAAAGGTTGAGCCTTTAATCAAGTCTGATGATGGGCAGGCGGAGTCTGAAATAGTACAAGGTGGGTGTTTGTCTTTTAAAGGTGATTGTGATGATAAGCTTACTTCGGAAGATCGTCTCAGTGATTGCTGTGGATCAAATGTTTCCCACGATGAGCGGGCTGAGGAGAATACGGTAGATAAAGTTAAGGTAGACTATGATTCTCCGGTTGAAGATGGTGAATTTAGAGAGCCAACTATATACCACATTTGGCAGAAGGATGAAGTGGAAGACACAGAAGACATAGAGTGTGTTGACTATGAGTCTGATAATATGTATGAAGATAACTTTGatacaaatgaatcagttcagGATGAAATTGAGGTTGGGCATCAACAAACGAATGGAACATTAGGTGCAGAATTGATCAATGAACATCATGAAAGTGTTAAAGCAGAGGTCCTGGGGTCTAAAGATAAAGCTTCTGACTATCAGCTGCAAGAGCGGTCACAGTGTGCCAGTTTGGAAAAGAAGGATGATAGCTTAGCAAAACTTAATACTGTGAGTAGAAGTGGAGGGAATGTGTTCTGTACAGATAGATCAACATCTTTTGGTGCACGCAAAGATAATACTTACAG ATCTGACAATATTGGATATTCTTATTCACGAGCTGAGAGGGATTTTGGTCCAGGAAAGTTTATAGGACGGGACAGACCATACTACCGTGGCCGTGGCCCAAATGATGATGGACAGTGGGGAGATTCCTTTTCAAGAAACAGTCGTGGAGGATCAAATAGCCGTGACAACAATCGAGCTATAAACTACAATCCAAGGAGTGTTAACAGGACTTTCAACAATAGGCCATCACCATCTGACAGAAATGAATCTTATGGTGTTATTCCCAGGGGAACATCACCAGCAAGGGGCATTAGCCATGATAGATTTAAGGGTGGAGTTAGAAGAGTTCCTCCAGAATACTACAACGATTCTGATCCATGTTATTCAGAAAGGAAGGTTCATTCTTTTTCCTCCAATTATAATCGAGGTGCTCATATTCCCCAATCCCGTAAACGATCCCGGTCAAGATCTCGATCAGGGTCCCCCATTGCATGGCATTTTCAGAAAAAAAGAAGTATGGATACAAATGAAGAAAACCCAGATCATAGGTCTGATACGAGAGTTCCTTTTCGGAAGCCCAGTTTCTCAGGGGAAATTGAAGCATCTAGAGGGTATAACGAACGAAACGGTGTCAATGGGCCGTATAGGGACAAGAGATCATCACCAGTCAGCACATTGCAGCGAAACCAAAGGTTTGATCCACCTGGATATCTTGGAAGAGTGAAGCCAGAGGAGAATATCCGCGCCATTACACGCCCTGGAAGATTTCCACAGGCAAGTATCAACAATAGCACTATTCATGATGACAAATATGGGATGATGAATGAAAGGAGGCAATTCAGGGATGATCTGGACGACCCTCTCAAGGCTCGGTACCCCCGTAATAAAGATAATGGCTTCAGATACCCTCGTAATGACTATAGATGCTTTAAAGATTCAGAGAATACAATCGAGGAAAAAGGTTGTAGATACACTGCTAACAAGATGTTCAACACTGGGGAACGATATTTTCAGAAAAATAATTTGCAAAGGGAATGA